TACcttttttatttacttatcTGATAGGTTTTCGGAAGCTGATCTTCCCATTTAAAGTTTTTTGTTTAAGCATTGCATGCTTCTTCTTTACACTTTACTCACTCTCTTACAAAATGTAGGCCAATTTAGATTTATCCCAAGTCAAATTTTTTCTAGCTTTAATCAAGTTTATACAAAAGCACAACAATATGTATAATATTAAATTGGTTTAATCAAATCCACCATGATATATATTTTGGTAGTGTATTTGTTTAGTTTTGTAGATGTTGGCATATTTTTCTATGAGCATGGCCATAGCTAGAGAAATTTGACCAagtaaaaaactaaaacaacaacCATTTTTGGAATTGAGGGAATGCTATTGCGATTATTAGTTGATAACTATATCGACGTACTCGTACTCTCTGTATCTACAAGAATGGTGTAGGCTAGCATGGAAACATTGTGACGAGATTATAAAGGAAAGAATATCAACAGCCTCAATTCCAATTTATACTCACCTACAACGAGCTGATACAGGAACGCACGGAGCCAGCTTCACCAATTCGCAAAATGTAAAAACATTTGTTAGTCAGCATGAGTGCATATAAAATTCAAATAGCGAATCGTTATTTGTTACTCACCAGGATTCATTATTTGTCAATCTGTTTTTTAGTTTCCTAcaattttaaaatttattacAATTATATAATCACTTTGGTTTAAGTAGGCCTGGTAAACGTTGTATAATCTAGCAGAAAGAATAGAAAAACTTTATTAGAGCATCTTCAACAGTCTCCCCTTCCCCAATCTAACTACCATATTGGTagagttgataagaaaatagtttTCTAGCAATCTCtctttatgtttctttttttccaataattattgggacaatcCAATAATTCACCCAAACTCCCCCTAAATAAAGGAAGAGTTGTGACCCTCCCACTACGGTAGTTCGATTGGAATGAGATTATTAGaagactgcaaaagcaactgTCTCAATAACAATAACGGTATAGAAGTGATATCTCTATTAACTAGTTATTGTGAAACATTTATCGGAGGACTGCTGGAGATACTCATAGTCGTAATTCTGAGCTGGGCGAACAAGATGTTATACactaaagaaaaaaacaataatCCAAAACTGTGTGTGCTTGATCGCACATGTCCGTCTGAACAAATGACTCCATCTATTCTACTCGAACAGAGCATACTGATCAAGCCATCCGACCAATCTGCGGAGGCGGTCACGCCGGCGGCTACCGCGCCGCCGTGGGTGAGCGGAGCGCGTGGGTGTAGCTGAGTGTGGAGTTGAGGCGCTGCAGCTTGAGCTCCTCCCGGAACTGCCGGATGAAGAGCTCCGCGCGCGCGTTCAGCTCCGCCTTACCCTCCATCGCTTCCTCTGCTTTCGTGCGCCGCCGGCTGATCCCATCCGGCACCACCTTCCTCGCTGGCTTCTTCGTCCGCGCCGTCACCGTTGCGGTAGCGGGAGCCGGTGGCGGTGACGGCGGTGAGGCTAGCTCCTGCGCGCGGAGCCGCCGGGCCAGCGCGTACGCCTCGTCCAAACTGATGGACTCGTCttgctcctcctctgcctctggCTCTGCCTTGTTGTGCTCCTCGTCGTTCTCCGGTGCCGGTGCGACAGGCGCTGCGTGGTCCTCCGCTGATGCCAACGCGACAGACgcgctcggcggcgcggcgctgctcgtcgccgtcgcggccacCGCCTTCTGAATGCGGCCAGGCTGCTCAGGCGCGAGCACctgagctgccgccgccgcctctgcttcGCGCGTGCCGTAGCAATAGAACTGCGACTCTGATGCGGCAGCGGTAGCGTCGTCGCCGATCGGCGCCCCCGTGGCGGCCACGGGGTGCACGGCGAAGATGGAGAATGACCAGAGCCGGTCCAGGACCATGGACGACCCGCTGCGGCAGAGccttcgccgcgccgcccccgatGGCGTCAGCGCCCCACCGTCCGCCCGGTGCGCGCTGGACATGAgggcgatggcggcgacgacggtgttgaagaagatgaaccACGCGGTGGCGGGGCTGATCCACGCCGCCATCGGCCACCACAGCACCGCCGCCATCCGACCTCGCCCAAAGGGATCGATCAACCAACCACAACCTCCCCCCGCTGATCGACGAGCCTGCTGCTTCTTGCTGTTTTGGGTAATGATGCCTGATGTGAGTGGGACGGTGATGCTGGTCGTGACATATATAGCGCGCCTGATAGCATGTTGAGCGGTGACAGCTCGCCGCGGGTGTCAGCGTCAGGGAAGCAACAACAGCAAAGGCTAGTGTGGGAACGCGCGGGACAGGTAGGCCGCGTGGATCCGCCGCGATGGCTGTCTGCTCTGTCCGGGCTCGAAAGGCCAACGCGGGAGGTAGGCGTCGCTGTTCCCGGGACTCGCCTGATCTTTTCTGCATGTGTGGCTGCTGCAACTGGCACGAGGTTTCAGTTAACAAATCCGGCCGAGTGGACAGCAACCACGGCGACCAGCGCGAAGATTCGCCCTgggatggatagtttattttcTCCATGGAACAGGAGTCCTTGCCCATTGATTATAATTATACAACTGTTGTAGCGCCGCTGCTTTGCCTCCAAAGTAGAAAGGAAGAAGGCTATTTTTGTCATCCAACTATCAGTTTAGTTTTCACTATAGAATCGCAAAACTGGTAATCAAACTATTCAAACCATTTATATTTGGCCATCAAACGTTTTTGGTGGGTGATTTTGCTGATATGGACGCCACCTGGCGACGGCACCCACTTGTcagccctcctctctctctttcttttatcctctccctctccgctctctttcttctctcctctctcctacATCGGCCATCCCCCACACCTCCGGCCTCCCCTACGCCAGCCGCTGCTGTTCCCCATGTCTCCCCTGTCCTGGCCCCGCGAAGCCACTGGTGAGGCCGCATCCATGAGAGTGCCCGGTGCTTCAGCAGCTGGGCCGTGTTGTCGACCTGGCCGTGCAGCGCCGAAGAGCTCCATCAGCAAGGCGGCGCGCTTCCTCTTGGCGCCTAGGGTGGGCCCTAAGCGGGCCCTACTGCTGCTCCCTTCTTCTTGGCGGTCGGACGCGCCGCCGTTGACCTCCATCTCGGTGGCGCGGGTGGGGCGGTCAAGGCGGAGCGCCTTGACGAACATGTCGAGGTCCCTTCCAGGCCCCACGAGGCGCTCGGGCTCCTCGAAGGCGTCGGTGAGGCGGTCTACCTCGGCGCTGCGGGTGAGCGCCTTGAGGCCCACGAGGAAGTGCCTGAAGGAGCCCACGACGGTGGCGGTGCATCTGGAGCCTTGAGGACCTCCTGTCCACGCCATGCCTCGGCATGGAGCACGTGGAGCTAGGCCGAGAGGGACCTGTCGCAGACCATGGCCACAGCtggtgccggtggcggcgttGGTCGATGCAAGAGCGCGCGGACCATGGGGAACGCGATGAACTCCTACTGCCACCTGCCGCCGTGCgccggggaggggaggaggtaaCAGGgaccatgggcggcggcggccatgggtgGACGAGGTCGGTTGAAGGCTGGCGTGGTGGAGGCTTGCGCAGGGACGGGTGGCGTGGGCCAGCCACTGtcggtggaggagagaggagagggagaggagaaaagaaagagagaggagagaggagggttGACAAGTGGGTTCCACCGTCATGTGGCATCGACGTCAGCAAAACTACCCATCAAAACTGTCCGATAGCCAAGAACGGTAACATCCTGGTTTTATAGTTCGATGGTCAAAAACCAAACTGACACGTGGACTTAGAAATTACGTGCCTGCTTTCGTTCTCTCATTGGCAAACCTACATGTACCTAC
The genomic region above belongs to Setaria italica strain Yugu1 chromosome VI, Setaria_italica_v2.0, whole genome shotgun sequence and contains:
- the LOC105914630 gene encoding uncharacterized protein LOC105914630 translates to MAAVLWWPMAAWISPATAWFIFFNTVVAAIALMSSAHRADGGALTPSGAARRRLCRSGSSMVLDRLWSFSIFAVHPVAATGAPIGDDATAAASESQFYCYGTREAEAAAAAQVLAPEQPGRIQKAVAATATSSAAPPSASVALASAEDHAAPVAPAPENDEEHNKAEPEAEEEQDESISLDEAYALARRLRAQELASPPSPPPAPATATVTARTKKPARKVVPDGISRRRTKAEEAMEGKAELNARAELFIRQFREELKLQRLNSTLSYTHALRSPTAAR